Proteins from one Athene noctua chromosome 20, bAthNoc1.hap1.1, whole genome shotgun sequence genomic window:
- the LRRC26 gene encoding leucine-rich repeat-containing protein 26, giving the protein MGCWRGPSTVLACLLLLRPLPSPACPAACRCSSGEVDCSKHALHEVPQNLPTNTSTLWLGYNFITMLRPHSFPFLPGLLLLSLPHNHLGLIHSQALVGLGALQELDLSHNQLTVLSPETFLPLTNLAMLNLGSNRLGELEPGVLRVLPQLQVLHLQDNPWVCSCGILPLWHWLSHNREKVQEKSSLLCRLPEQLNKYPIMAFGNESFRQCQETSLSAQHYVIFLIIGPFSFMASIFFCTFMGSIIAVYHNLRREPHLWRRPHICRGHSGRATRL; this is encoded by the exons ATGGGCTGCTGGCGGGGCCCCAGCACCGTGTtggcctgcctgctcctcctgcGCCCACTGCCCTCGCCAGCCTGCCCTGCCGCCTGCCGCTGCTCCTCAGGGGAGGTGGACTGCAGCAAGCATGCCCTCCATGAGGTGCCGCAGAACCTGCCGACCAACACCAGCACCCTGTGGCTTGGTTACAACTTCATCACGATGCTGAGGCCACACTCCTTTCCTTTCctgccggggctgctgctgctcagcctgcctCACAACCACCTGGGGCTGATCCACAGCCAGGCGCTGGTGGGGCTTGGGGCGCTGCAGGAGCTGGACCTTAGCCACAACCAGTTAACCGTGCTGAGCCCCGAAACCTTCCTGCCCCTCACCAACCTGGCCATGCTCAACCTGGGCAGCAAcaggctgggggagctggagcCTGGGGTGCTGCGTGTCCTGCCTCAGCTTCAAGTCCTTCACCTGCAGGACAACCCTTGGGTGTGCAGCTGCGGCATCCTCCCCCTCTGGCACTGGCTCAGCCACAACAGGGAAAAAGTGCAAG AGAAGAGTTCGCTCCTCTGCAGACTCCCGGAGCAGCTGAACAAGTATCCGATCATGGCCTTTGGGAATGAGTCCTTCAGGCAATGTCAGGAGACCTCACTGTCTGCCCAGCACTACGTCATCTTCCTGATCATCGGACCATTCTCCTTCATGGCCAGCATCTTCTTCTGCACTTTCATGGGTTCCATCATAGCGGTTTACCACAACCTGCGCAGGGAACCCCACTTGTGGAGAAGACCCCACATCTGCAGGGGCCACTCAGGCAGAGCGACCAGGCTTTAG
- the RNF224 gene encoding RING finger protein 224 has translation MSQSGGSPQAEDVGMCVGAHTHTPSQGSQRVECIICYSSYDLCGRLPRRLYCGHTFCQACLKRLDAVANEQRWIPCPQCRQNTPTPRGGVAMLDLDLATFLAVKADKEHPRVAGRSQPGLATKGSCKEKAITRQPVGLCQETVPPVSFPRRSCCQPCLCCGVTAVFES, from the coding sequence atgtcccagtcTGGTGGCAGCCCCCAGGCAGAGGATGTGGGGATGTGTGTTGGGGCGCACACGCACACCCCGAGCCAGGGCAGCCAGCGGGTTGAGTGCATCATCTGCtactcctcctacgacctgtgcggCCGGCTGCCGCGCCGGCTCTACTGTGGCCATACCTTCTGCCAAGCCTGCCTGAAACGCCTCGATGCCGTCGCCAATGAGCAGCGCTGGATCCCCTGCCCTCAGTGCCGCCAAAATACACCCACGCCCCGCGGTGGTGTTGCCATGCTCGACCTCGACCTGGCCACCTTCCTCGCTGTCAAAGCTGACAAGGAGCATCCTCGGGTAGCCGGCAGGTCCCAGCCCGGCTTGGCCACCAAGGGCTCATGCAAAGAGAAGGCAATCACCCGGCAGCCGGTGGGGCTGTGCCAAGAAACGGTGCCGCCGGTGTCATTCCCCCGACGCAGCTGCTGCCAGCCGTGCCTTTGCTGCGGGGTGACAGCGGTCTTTGAAAGTTGA